One genomic window of Campylobacter showae CSUNSWCD includes the following:
- the glnA gene encoding type I glutamate--ammonia ligase: protein MGKFVKSVDHFFDFCKEHEVKFVDFRFTDMNGAWHSISYNIKFVEKDHFVNGIPMDASSLGGWQPIERSDMLMCPEATSAFLDPFTADVTVVVFADIYDIYKGQIYEKCPRSIAKKAMAYVKESGVGDVAYFGPENEFFIFDNVKIVDSPNCAMFEVDSEEGEWNDARDFKDSYNTGHRPRRKGGYLMTQPTDSMVDLRAEMMQVLEQVGLEVMLGHHEVAQGQGELGVKFGTLLEAADNVQIYKYVVKMVAHLNGKTATFMPKPLYGDNGSGMHVHQSVWKDGKNLFYGEGKYANLSDFARWYIGGILKHARSVAAFTNPSTNSYKRLIPGFEAPSILTYSSQNRSASIRIPYGSGEKSVRAEMRFPDGTANPYLAFSAMLMAGLDGVKHKMEPVGPMDENLFKLHLDEIRERGIEQLPHTLRGSLEALIRDNEYLHPIMTPTFINAYQHYKFESQVWPYEARPTPYEFKTCFSC from the coding sequence ATGGGAAAATTTGTAAAAAGCGTCGATCATTTTTTTGATTTTTGCAAAGAACACGAGGTTAAATTTGTGGATTTTAGATTTACCGATATGAACGGCGCTTGGCACAGCATATCTTATAACATAAAATTCGTAGAAAAAGATCATTTCGTAAACGGCATACCGATGGATGCGAGCTCACTAGGAGGGTGGCAACCGATCGAAAGAAGCGACATGCTGATGTGCCCTGAGGCGACCAGCGCCTTTTTAGATCCTTTTACCGCCGACGTTACGGTTGTGGTTTTTGCCGATATTTACGACATTTACAAGGGTCAAATTTACGAAAAATGCCCACGCTCAATAGCCAAAAAAGCCATGGCCTACGTAAAAGAAAGCGGCGTGGGCGATGTGGCGTATTTTGGGCCGGAAAATGAGTTTTTTATATTTGATAACGTAAAAATAGTAGACAGCCCAAACTGCGCGATGTTTGAAGTAGATAGCGAAGAAGGCGAATGGAACGACGCTAGAGACTTTAAAGATAGCTACAACACCGGCCACCGCCCAAGAAGAAAAGGTGGCTATCTGATGACGCAACCGACTGATAGCATGGTCGATCTGCGCGCCGAGATGATGCAGGTTTTAGAACAAGTTGGCCTAGAAGTCATGCTAGGACACCACGAGGTCGCTCAAGGACAAGGCGAGCTGGGCGTTAAATTTGGCACCCTTCTCGAGGCCGCCGATAACGTGCAAATTTACAAATACGTCGTCAAAATGGTCGCTCACCTAAACGGAAAAACGGCGACGTTTATGCCAAAACCGCTCTACGGTGACAACGGTAGCGGCATGCATGTGCATCAGTCTGTATGGAAAGACGGCAAAAATTTATTCTACGGCGAAGGTAAATACGCAAATTTAAGCGATTTTGCGCGCTGGTACATCGGCGGAATCCTAAAACACGCAAGGAGCGTAGCGGCGTTTACAAACCCTAGCACAAACAGCTATAAACGCCTAATACCGGGCTTTGAAGCGCCGTCAATCCTAACGTATTCTAGCCAAAACCGCTCCGCCTCGATCCGTATCCCGTACGGCTCAGGAGAAAAATCGGTCCGCGCCGAAATGCGCTTCCCTGACGGAACTGCAAACCCGTATTTAGCGTTTTCAGCGATGCTGATGGCTGGACTTGACGGCGTAAAACACAAGATGGAACCGGTCGGTCCGATGGACGAAAATTTATTTAAACTGCACCTAGATGAGATCCGCGAGCGCGGTATCGAACAGCTCCCTCATACGTTAAGAGGTAGTTTAGAAGCATTGATTCGCGACAACGAATATCTGCACCCGATCATGACGCCAACGTTTATAAATGCGTATCAGCATTATAAATTTGAAAGTCAAGTATGGCCGTATGAAGCGCGCCCTACTCCGTATGAGTTTAAGACTTGCTTTTCTTGCTAA
- a CDS encoding histidinol-phosphatase translates to MRVDLHNHTPLCKHAVDEPREYVLSAINSDCEYFGFSDHAPMKFDEAYRMEFSQMPSYESEILRLRDEFDGQIKILLGYEADFLEGFIDERVLARKVDYLIGSVHFLGGWGFDNPEFIGEYKKRDIDQIWRDYFYCVEKMAKSGKFDIVGHLDLLKVFKFMPKTDVRLLAKDAIDAIKKANLTVEINAAGFRKPIGEQYPSVNLLEMIAEKDIPITFGSDAHAKDQVGLNGEKCEQIARNLGFSKCAVFKNRDREFVKF, encoded by the coding sequence ATGAGAGTCGATCTGCACAACCACACGCCGCTTTGTAAGCACGCCGTAGATGAGCCCAGAGAGTACGTTTTAAGCGCGATAAATTCGGACTGCGAGTATTTTGGCTTTAGCGATCACGCGCCGATGAAATTTGACGAGGCGTACCGTATGGAATTTTCGCAAATGCCCTCTTACGAGAGCGAAATTTTGCGCCTCAGAGACGAATTTGACGGGCAGATCAAAATTTTGCTCGGCTATGAAGCCGATTTTTTAGAGGGCTTTATCGACGAGCGGGTTTTAGCGCGCAAAGTTGATTACCTCATCGGTTCGGTGCATTTTTTGGGCGGCTGGGGCTTTGATAATCCCGAGTTTATCGGCGAATATAAAAAGCGCGACATAGACCAAATTTGGCGGGATTATTTTTACTGCGTAGAAAAGATGGCAAAGTCGGGTAAATTTGACATCGTCGGGCATTTGGATTTGCTAAAGGTGTTTAAATTTATGCCAAAAACCGACGTTAGACTCCTCGCTAAAGACGCCATCGATGCAATAAAAAAGGCAAATTTGACTGTCGAGATAAATGCGGCCGGCTTTAGAAAACCGATCGGCGAGCAGTATCCGAGCGTAAATTTACTAGAAATGATCGCCGAAAAGGATATCCCTATCACGTTTGGCTCGGACGCGCACGCAAAAGACCAAGTCGGTCTAAACGGCGAAAAATGCGAGCAAATCGCTAGAAATTTAGGCTTTAGCAAGTGCGCGGTATTTAAAAACCGCGATAGAGAATTTGTAAAATTTTAG
- a CDS encoding peptidase U32 family protein, with amino-acid sequence MLKPELLSPAGNLTKLKIALEYGADAVYASVASFSLRTRSAREFNLESFKEAIEYTHAKGKKFYATVNAFPFNSQIEPLKRHLQTISAMKPDAFIIATPGVMSLAKEIAPDIEIHLSTQANVMNALDAKIYHEMGAKRIVVAREMSLKDVVKIKEQIPTLDIEIFVHGSMCFAYSGRCLVSAVQSGRQSNRGSCANDCRFKYELYAKNPEIGTLFRLEEDEGGTHIMNSKDLNLSAHIKDIIESGAVDSLKIEGRTKSEYYAACATRAYRMAVDDAAAGKFDAQIYANELNTLKNRGFTDGYLVNRPFEKADTQNHASSLEEGTHQVNAMTIDGEFFKCKYKIFPGNEYEIVAPLGAQIDECESEISQIFGRDGKKFIKFKKLVTKKGKEIAEIHSGNENEVNLGAKLPKFSFLREEIK; translated from the coding sequence GTGCTAAAGCCCGAGCTTTTATCTCCTGCAGGGAATTTAACCAAGCTAAAAATCGCCCTAGAATACGGTGCGGACGCGGTTTATGCATCGGTGGCGAGCTTTTCGCTTCGCACCCGTTCGGCTCGCGAATTTAATCTTGAGAGCTTTAAGGAAGCCATCGAGTATACGCACGCAAAAGGCAAGAAATTTTATGCGACTGTAAACGCGTTTCCTTTTAATTCACAAATCGAGCCGCTAAAACGCCACTTGCAAACGATATCGGCTATGAAGCCCGATGCCTTTATCATCGCGACTCCTGGCGTCATGAGCCTGGCAAAAGAGATAGCCCCCGACATCGAGATTCACCTCTCGACGCAGGCAAACGTCATGAATGCGCTTGACGCTAAAATCTACCACGAAATGGGCGCAAAACGCATCGTCGTGGCGCGCGAAATGAGCCTAAAAGACGTCGTAAAAATAAAAGAGCAAATCCCGACGCTAGATATCGAAATTTTCGTACACGGCTCGATGTGCTTTGCATACTCGGGACGCTGTTTGGTTAGCGCAGTGCAAAGCGGCCGCCAATCAAATCGCGGCAGCTGCGCCAACGACTGCAGGTTTAAATACGAACTCTACGCCAAAAATCCCGAAATCGGAACGCTGTTTCGCCTGGAAGAGGACGAAGGCGGTACGCATATAATGAACTCCAAAGACTTAAATTTATCCGCGCATATCAAGGATATCATCGAAAGCGGCGCGGTCGATAGCCTAAAAATCGAAGGCCGCACGAAAAGCGAATACTATGCAGCCTGTGCGACTAGAGCCTACCGTATGGCCGTCGACGACGCAGCGGCCGGCAAATTTGACGCGCAAATTTACGCGAACGAGCTAAATACGCTAAAAAATCGCGGCTTTACCGACGGCTACCTGGTAAATCGCCCGTTTGAAAAGGCTGATACGCAAAATCACGCTAGCAGCCTAGAAGAGGGCACACATCAGGTAAACGCCATGACTATTGACGGCGAGTTTTTTAAATGTAAATATAAAATTTTCCCGGGCAACGAGTACGAGATCGTGGCTCCCTTGGGCGCTCAGATAGATGAGTGCGAGAGCGAAATATCGCAAATTTTCGGTCGCGACGGTAAGAAATTTATCAAATTTAAAAAGCTCGTAACCAAAAAAGGCAAGGAAATAGCAGAAATCCACAGCGGCAACGAAAACGAAGTAAATTTGGGCGCGAAGTTGCCTAAATTTAGCTTTTTAAGAGAGGAAATAAAATGA
- the purE gene encoding 5-(carboxyamino)imidazole ribonucleotide mutase, which produces MKFVSIIMGSKSDYDVVSEAAKTLEKFNVPYELIISSAHRSPKRTSEYVAVAEEKGAQVFIAAAGMAAHLAGAIAANTTRPVIGIPMAGSALSGVDALYSTVQMPGGMPVGTVAIGKAGAVNAAYLALQILALNDQNLDEMLKADRAAKAKQVEEDSAKVEVLLA; this is translated from the coding sequence ATGAAATTCGTATCTATAATAATGGGAAGCAAAAGCGACTACGACGTAGTTAGCGAGGCGGCGAAAACGCTTGAGAAATTTAACGTTCCTTACGAGCTGATTATTAGCTCCGCGCACAGAAGCCCGAAGCGAACTAGCGAATACGTCGCCGTAGCCGAGGAAAAAGGCGCGCAGGTCTTTATCGCGGCGGCCGGCATGGCAGCGCATCTAGCGGGCGCGATCGCGGCAAACACCACTCGCCCGGTGATCGGTATCCCGATGGCAGGCTCCGCGCTTAGCGGCGTGGACGCACTTTATTCGACCGTGCAGATGCCAGGCGGCATGCCTGTTGGCACCGTAGCGATCGGCAAGGCCGGCGCAGTAAACGCAGCCTATCTGGCGCTACAAATTTTGGCTCTAAACGACCAAAATCTAGACGAAATGCTAAAAGCCGACCGAGCAGCCAAAGCCAAGCAAGTAGAGGAAGACTCGGCGAAGGTGGAAGTTTTACTCGCCTAA
- a CDS encoding DUF3972 domain-containing protein, protein MQTYLSIDEFCKLVHLEREVIEGMINRGVLNTKEEGGEILIEASQGTMSVVPSVVAVPAPQIGADGFSFVEKTIGTILNLHEKVLDAKDETLETLRNENKFLKEALISMQELYDEDRKTVETLTSQLKNSQDEVEFLKRKYKLMWNKAVENFKGDKE, encoded by the coding sequence ATGCAGACATACTTAAGTATAGACGAATTTTGCAAGCTCGTACACCTAGAGCGCGAGGTGATTGAGGGGATGATAAACCGCGGCGTGCTAAATACGAAAGAGGAGGGCGGCGAGATCCTCATAGAGGCTAGCCAGGGCACGATGAGCGTGGTGCCTAGCGTCGTGGCCGTACCTGCGCCCCAGATCGGCGCCGATGGCTTTAGCTTTGTAGAAAAGACGATCGGTACGATACTGAATTTACACGAAAAGGTACTCGACGCCAAAGACGAGACATTAGAGACCTTGCGCAACGAAAATAAGTTTTTAAAAGAGGCGTTAATCTCGATGCAAGAGCTCTACGACGAGGATAGAAAAACAGTCGAGACGCTAACGTCGCAGCTAAAAAATTCGCAAGACGAAGTCGAGTTTTTAAAGCGAAAATACAAGCTCATGTGGAACAAAGCGGTTGAAAATTTCAAAGGCGACAAGGAGTAG
- a CDS encoding GyrI-like domain-containing protein, with product MEILEIDGFKICGLKTRTKNTDEINGDGKIPALWAKFTKEFYDGKSEIYSVYCSYENGVNGLYDLFIGTKSLCPGGEILEIKSGKYAVFSFPNEPQNVAKFWGEIWKYFEGSKLNRAYETDFEKYLNEKIEIYISIK from the coding sequence GTGGAAATTTTAGAGATAGATGGTTTTAAAATTTGCGGATTAAAAACTCGCACCAAAAATACCGACGAGATAAACGGCGACGGTAAAATCCCGGCCTTGTGGGCTAAATTTACAAAAGAATTTTATGACGGTAAAAGCGAAATTTACAGCGTTTATTGTAGTTACGAAAACGGCGTAAATGGGCTTTATGATTTATTTATCGGTACGAAGTCGCTTTGCCCTGGCGGCGAAATTTTAGAGATAAAAAGCGGTAAATACGCCGTTTTTAGTTTTCCAAACGAGCCGCAAAACGTAGCGAAATTTTGGGGAGAAATTTGGAAATATTTTGAAGGCTCAAAGCTAAATAGAGCCTACGAAACGGATTTTGAGAAATATTTAAACGAAAAAATAGAAATTTACATATCAATAAAATAA
- the glyQ gene encoding glycine--tRNA ligase subunit alpha, which produces MTFSQIILTLQNYWREQGCVILQPYDMPAGAGTYHQATFLRSLGPKPWATAYVAPSRRPTDGRYGENPNRLGAYYQFQVLIKPSPENIQELYLKSLEKLGLNLKNHDIRFVEDNWESPTLGAWGLGWEVWLDGMEVTQFTYFQQVGGIACELVSAEITYGLERLAMYLQDVNSVYDIVWDDRGGNIVTYADVHKQGEFEWSKYNFEIADVDMLFRQFENAFGECKRCLEAKISLPAYDYCMLAAHTFNVLDARGAISVTQRQDYILKIRELAKECALTYKASIDAAAQNGAKGE; this is translated from the coding sequence ATGACATTTTCACAAATAATACTAACGCTTCAAAACTACTGGCGCGAGCAGGGTTGCGTGATACTACAGCCCTACGATATGCCGGCGGGTGCGGGCACATATCATCAGGCGACATTTTTAAGGAGCCTCGGGCCAAAGCCGTGGGCGACTGCGTACGTAGCGCCCTCTCGCCGTCCGACCGACGGTAGATACGGCGAAAACCCAAACCGTTTGGGTGCATATTATCAGTTTCAAGTGCTCATTAAACCAAGTCCTGAAAACATACAGGAGCTTTATCTAAAAAGCCTCGAAAAGCTCGGATTAAATTTGAAAAATCACGACATCCGCTTCGTCGAGGATAACTGGGAGAGCCCGACGCTGGGCGCTTGGGGGCTAGGCTGGGAGGTCTGGCTAGACGGCATGGAGGTGACGCAGTTTACGTATTTTCAGCAAGTTGGCGGCATCGCGTGCGAGCTGGTTTCTGCTGAGATCACCTACGGCCTTGAGCGCTTAGCTATGTATCTACAAGACGTAAATAGCGTCTACGATATCGTTTGGGACGATAGGGGTGGCAATATCGTGACCTACGCCGACGTTCACAAGCAGGGCGAATTTGAGTGGAGCAAATATAACTTTGAAATCGCGGATGTAGATATGCTATTTCGCCAGTTTGAAAATGCATTTGGCGAGTGCAAGCGCTGCTTGGAGGCTAAAATTTCGCTACCAGCGTATGATTACTGCATGCTTGCAGCGCATACGTTTAACGTCCTTGACGCGCGCGGAGCGATCAGCGTAACGCAAAGGCAAGACTACATCCTAAAAATCCGCGAGCTAGCCAAGGAGTGCGCGCTGACGTATAAAGCCAGCATCGACGCCGCAGCCCAAAACGGCGCGAAGGGCGAATAA
- a CDS encoding Nif3-like dinuclear metal center hexameric protein, with translation MKIGEIYKILDEISPFASQEEWDNSGLLVGSFETSAECVYLSLDVDDGLLDEAQPNSLIITHHPLIFKGLKSLNLDKYPSSLIAKMMAKNLSLIAMHTNYDLSHLNEYVLSEILGFVPKERDGFVLYADVNLSFDELCETVKTKLNLSHLRVCKGRKFNHNAPIKRLAFCTGSGGDLIDGVKADVFLTGDLKYHQAMSAAQNNLTMLDIGHFESERYFGESLAKYLQILPIPTIISNSKNPFSYS, from the coding sequence ATGAAAATCGGTGAAATTTATAAAATTTTAGACGAGATTAGCCCGTTTGCGAGTCAAGAGGAGTGGGATAATAGCGGACTGCTCGTGGGCTCGTTTGAGACGAGCGCGGAGTGCGTTTATCTTAGCCTTGACGTCGATGATGGGCTTTTAGACGAAGCGCAGCCAAACTCGCTCATCATCACGCATCATCCGCTCATTTTTAAGGGGCTAAAGTCGTTAAATTTGGACAAATACCCAAGTAGCCTAATCGCAAAGATGATGGCTAAAAATTTAAGCCTGATCGCTATGCATACGAATTATGATCTAAGCCACCTAAACGAATACGTACTAAGCGAAATTTTGGGCTTTGTGCCAAAAGAGCGCGATGGATTCGTGCTTTATGCGGATGTAAATTTGAGCTTTGACGAGCTTTGCGAGACGGTAAAAACAAAGCTAAATTTAAGCCATTTAAGAGTTTGCAAAGGGCGAAAATTTAATCATAATGCACCTATAAAACGTCTTGCATTTTGCACGGGAAGCGGCGGAGATTTGATAGATGGCGTTAAGGCGGACGTATTTTTAACTGGGGATCTGAAGTACCACCAAGCCATGAGCGCCGCGCAAAATAATCTTACTATGTTAGATATCGGACACTTTGAGAGCGAGCGGTATTTTGGGGAGTCGCTCGCAAAATATTTGCAAATTTTGCCGATTCCTACTATAATATCCAACTCAAAAAACCCGTTTTCATACAGTTAA